The Scatophagus argus isolate fScaArg1 chromosome 20, fScaArg1.pri, whole genome shotgun sequence genome window below encodes:
- the swi5 gene encoding DNA repair protein SWI5 homolog gives MNTEQFAETHHNPNNSPVSTSVLAEHGTTPEGKDLKKGALKRTPFSKFKKVHSNFKSPLQVSESAKVSPAEEVAELERRREQLDTEIAQLEAEGYSVEELEHHIDKLHEYNDIKDIGQLLLGRIAALKGTTTRDLYSHFGLELDD, from the exons ATGAACACAGAGCAGTTCGCTGAAACCCACCACAATCCAAATAATAGTCCAGTTTCGACGTCCGTGTTGGCAGAACACGGCACAACACCGGAGGGGAAAGACTTGAAGAAAGGAGCACTGAAAAG AACCCCCTTCTCAAAGTTTAAGAAAGTACACTCTAACTTCAAATCACCT CTTCAAGTATCTGAGAGTGCTAAAGTTAGCCCTGCAGAGGAGGTGGCAGAGCttgagaggagaagagagcagCTGGACACTGAGATAGCTCAGCTGGAGGCTGA GGGATACAGTGTAGAGGAGCTGGAGCATCATATTGATAAGCTGCATGAATATAATGACATCAAAGACATTGGACAGTTGCTCCTGGGCCGTATTG CTGCTCTGAAGGGGACCACCACACGAGATCTCTACAGCCACTTTGGTCTGGAACTtgatgactga
- the slc27a4 gene encoding long-chain fatty acid transport protein 4, whose protein sequence is MMRLACCTALLFVLRLLIGLPWYQVLPAILIFYLGSGGWSSLRIFVKTVGRDLHAAHVLLRVKMNVRRHLKEKNTVPKIFAETVRRYGDKTALIFEGTGERWTFRQLDEYSNRVANLLLERGFKDGDVVALFMENRSQYVGLWLGMAKIGVEAALINFNLRLEALVHCVTISNAKAVVFGSELADAVCEIHSSMGKAVQMFCSGDWDPKRVPQGTECLEPLVAAAPSHLPRLPQHAFTDRLFYIYTSGTTGMPKAAIVVHSRYYRMAALVYYGFRMKSDDVLYDCLPLYHSAGNIVGVGQCIIHGMTVVIRKKFSASRFWDDCVKYNCTIVQYIGEICRYLLNQPIRDMERQHRVRMALGNGLRQSIWEEFMNRFNIPQIAEFYGATECNCSLGNFDNKIGACGFNSQILPFIYPIRLVRVDEETMELIRGPDGVCIPCKPGEPGQLVGRIIQNDPLRRFDGYVNQSATSKKIAHSVFKKGDNAYLSGDVLIMDEYGHMYFKDRTGDTFRWKGENVSTTEVEGTLSRLLDMKDVVVYGVEVPGAEGKAGMAAIADPSHSTDLEKFVKDMEKALPPYARPVFLRFLPEVNKTGTFKFQKTELRRDGFDPSVVSDRLYFLDSSRGRYMQLDEEFYRSILSGKHKL, encoded by the exons ATGATGCGTCTGGCGTGTTGTACGGCTCTGCTGTTTGTATTGAGGCTGCTGATTGGCTTGCCTTGGTACCAGGTCCTCCCAGCCATCCTGATCTTCTACCTGGGAAGCGGAGGATGGAGCTCTCTGCGGATCTTTGTCAAAACAGTCGGCAGAGACTTACA TGCGGCACATGTGTTATTGCGGGTGAAGATGAATGTCAGACGCCACCTGAAAGAGAAGAACACAGTTCCCAAGATCTTTGCAGAAACAGTGCGGCGCTACGGGGACAAAACAGCGCTGATATTCGAGGGGACTGGGGAGAGGTGGACCTTTCGACAGCTGGATGAATACTCCAACAGAGTGGCTAACCTGCTGCTGGAACGGGGTTTCAAG GACGGTGATGTGGTGGCCCTTTTCATGGAGAACAGGTCCCAGTATGTGGGCCTCTGGCTCGGCATGGCTAAGATTGGAGTAGAGGCCGCACTAATCAACTTCAACTTGAGACTAGAGGCCTTGGTGCACTGTGTCACCATCTCCAATGCCAAGGCTGTGGTATTTGGCTCGGAGCTGGCTGATG CGGTGTGTGAGATCCACAGTTCAATGGGGAAGGCAGTGCAGATGTTTTGCTCTGGAGACTGGGATCCCAAACGAGTCCCACAGGGAACAGAGTGCCTAGAGCCCCTGGTGGCTGCTGCCCCGTCTCACCTGCCAAGGCTGCCTCAACACGCCTTCACAG ATCGCCTCTTTTACATCTACACGTCAGGAACCACTGGGATGCCTAAAGCTGCTATTGTTGTGCACAGCAG GTACTACCGCATGGCAGCCTTGGTATATTATGGCTTTAGGATGAAGTCAGATGATGTCTTGTATGATTGCCTTCCGCTCTACCACTCTGCAG GTAACATCGTGGGAGTGGGCCAGTGTATAATACACGGCATGACTGTAGTCATCAGAAAGAAGTTCTCTGCATCGCGTTTCTGGGACGACTGCGTTAAATACAACTGCACT ATTGTGCAGTACATTGGTGAGATCTGCAGGTACCTGCTGAACCAGCCAATTCGGGACATGGAGCGTCAACATCGGGTGCGCATGGCACTGGGCAACGGTCTGCGCCAGTCCATATGGGAGGAGTTCATGAACCGCTTTAATATTCCTCAGATCGCAGAGTTCTACGGAGCCACAGAGTGTAACTGCAGCCTGGGCAACTTTGATAACAAG ATTGGAGCATGTGGCTTCAACAGTCAGATTCTACCCTTCATCTACCCCATCAGACTGGTGAGGGTCGATGAAGAGACCATGGAGCTCATTAGGGGACCTGATGGCGTCTGTATTCCCTGTAAACCTG GCGAGCCTGGCCAACTAGTTGGCAGGATCATTCAGAACGACCCTCTTCGGAGGTTTGACGGTTATGTCAACCAATCGGCGACCAGCAAGAAGATTGCTCATAGTGTCTTCAAGAAGGGAGACAATGCCTATCTCTCTG GTGACGTGTTGATCATGGATGAGTATGGACACATGTACTTCAAGGACCGCACAGGAGACACTTTCCGCTGGAAAGGAGAGAACGTCTCAACAACCGAGGTGGAGGGGACTCTCAGCAGGCTGCTAGACATGAAAGATGTAGTTGTCTATGGAGTAGAAGTACCAG GAGCAGAAGGAAAGGCTGGAATGGCAGCCATTGCTGATCCATCTCACTCCACTGACCTGGAGAAGTTTGTGAAGGACATGGAGAAGGCGCTCCCTCCATATGCTAGACCTGTGTTCCTTCGCTTCCTTCCAGAGGTCAACAAGACCG GCACATTTAAGTTTCAGAAGACGGAGTTGCGTCGGGACGGCTTCGACCCCAGTGTGGTGTCAGACAGACTGTACTTCCTGGATTCCAGCAGAGGGCGCTATATGCAGCTGGACGAGGAGTTTTACCGCTCCATACTGTCAGGGAAGCACAAATTGTGA